In Corylus avellana chromosome ca2, CavTom2PMs-1.0, the following proteins share a genomic window:
- the LOC132171733 gene encoding uncharacterized protein LOC132171733, producing the protein MRSTRIITSTCNKLSTFSFFSLSSSSGYCHLTLQQHRSIFSTAQLQSSWMDKIKGVFTGQKTSPGEPQLISSESFTLLRFADELKNARRLGAFKQYIVGRSSEATFSDAFEKQEAIIRYLGGFDPTGENLQSSQKQEAAKHCNCTIADVENALAKFLWAKEAQKKIEKLKEEGKPMPKNIAEVQKLVGSTPYDLAKSNLAKSGQISRNALCPCGSKKRYKRCCGKD; encoded by the exons ATGCGTTCTACACGAATCATTACCAGCACATGCAACAAACTGTCTACCTTCTCATTCTTCTCCTTATCTTCTTCCTCTGGATACTGTCACCTAACTCTTCAACAGCACCGTTCGATCTTCTCCACGGCGCAGCTCCAGAGCTCATGGATGGACAAGATCAAAGGGGTCTTCACTGGGCAGAAGACCAGCCCGGGAGAACCCCAGCTGATCAGCTCCGAATCATTCACGCTTCTCC GGTTTGCGGATGAATTGAAGAATGCTAGAAGGCTAGGGGCATTCAAGCAATACATAGTGGGTCGAAGCAGTGAAGCGACATTTTCCGATGCTTTTGAAAAACAGGAAGCTATAATTCGATACCTTGGAGGCTTTGATCCTACTGGAGAG AATCTTCAAAGCAGTCAAAAACAAGAAGCAGCAAAGCATTGTAATTGCACAATAGCTGATGTTGAGAACGCACTTGCAAAGTTTTTATGGGCTAAAGAAGCACAAAAAAAGATAGAGAAGTTAAAAGAAGAAGGGAAACCAATGCCGAAGAACATTGCTGAG GTGCAAAAGCTGGTGGGTTCAACACCATATGATCTTGCCAAGTCTAATTTGGCTAAGAGTGGTCAAATCAGTAGGAATGCGCTATGCCCTTGTGGTTCCAAGAAGAGATACAAACG GTGCTGTGGGAAGGATTGA